A genomic segment from Cricetulus griseus strain 17A/GY chromosome 8, alternate assembly CriGri-PICRH-1.0, whole genome shotgun sequence encodes:
- the LOC103160463 gene encoding killer cell lectin-like receptor subfamily F member 1, whose product MVGQMQHAERVTVKKPRKHYYPCQHKWTYKDYPECPRWHGIALRLASFAVVFLVATVIGLVIYVSHLSRYSLIDKPNEGIPGNNETRYCGCMDIPREGQQDKTSTGKSCPEDWFQKQGKCYKFYMNFKSWIHSEISCAVKKSHLLVIQDKAELDFIQSKIHDGVYFWIGLNVTDTRKTWTWLDGTPLHPQLFQVTGQLEDNACALITRKGIFSEKCFIDHHWICQDSSTEDSV is encoded by the exons ATGGTTGGACAGATGCAACACGCAGAAAGAGTGACTGTAAAGAAGCCTAGAAAACATTACTACCCCTGCCAACACAAGTGGACATACAAAG ATTACCCTGAGTGTCCAAGATGGCATGGGATAGCTCTGAGACTGGCCAGCTTTGCAGTGGTTTTCTTGGTGGCCACAGTGATAGGACTAGTCATCTACG TAAGTCATCTGAGCAGGTATTCCTTAATTGATAAGCCTAATGAGGGGATACCTGGTAATAATGAAACCAGATATTGTGGCTGTATGGATATTCCTCGTGAGGGACAACAGGACAAAACCTCCACAG gaaaGTCATGCCCCGAAGACTGGTTCCAGAAACAAGGGAAGTGTTACAAATTTTACATGAACTTTAAGTCATGGATTCATAGTGAAATATCCTGTGCAGTAAAGAAATCACATCTCTTAGTGATCCAAGACAAAGCAGAATTG GACTTCATCCAGAGCAAAATACATGATGGTGTTTACTTTTGGATTGGACTGAATGTTACAGACACACGGAAAACATGGACCTGGCTGGATGGTACACCGTTACACCCACAGCT ATTTCAAGTTACAGGCCAGCTTGAAGACAATGCCTGCGCCCTGATAACAAGGAAGGGCATTTTCTCTGAAAAGTGTTTCATCGACCATCACTGGATTTGTCAAGACTCATCTACAGAGGACAGTGTTTGA